One region of Haloprofundus salilacus genomic DNA includes:
- a CDS encoding NYN domain-containing protein produces MTEIHPNQRVAVLVDAQNLYHTAQSLYSRNIDYSSLLEKSVQGRELTRAISYVIRADAPDEERFFEALADIGFETKIKDIKTFGDGSKKADWDVGMSLDAVTLASHVDTIVLCTGDGDFSRLCSHLRHEGVRAEVMAFKQSTAEELIEAADSFLDLSERQETFLL; encoded by the coding sequence ATGACCGAGATTCACCCGAATCAGCGCGTCGCCGTCCTGGTCGACGCGCAGAACCTCTACCACACGGCACAGAGTCTCTACTCACGAAATATCGACTACTCCTCGCTCCTCGAAAAGAGCGTACAGGGCCGTGAACTCACCCGCGCCATCTCCTACGTCATCCGCGCGGACGCACCCGACGAGGAACGCTTCTTCGAGGCGCTCGCCGACATCGGCTTCGAGACGAAGATAAAGGACATCAAGACGTTCGGCGACGGGTCGAAGAAGGCCGACTGGGACGTCGGCATGAGCCTTGACGCGGTGACGCTGGCGAGCCACGTCGACACCATCGTTCTCTGCACCGGCGACGGCGACTTCTCGCGTCTCTGCTCGCACCTGCGCCACGAGGGCGTCCGCGCCGAGGTGATGGCGTTCAAGCAGTCGACGGCCGAGGAACTCATCGAGGCGGCGGACTCGTTTTTGGACCTCTCGGAGCGACAGGAGACGTTCCTGCTCTGA
- a CDS encoding PUA domain-containing protein — translation MSDTADVADLRVVADYQFGTGAGAALFPETGDFELRRTKSGRPRQVYDGDDRVVSYGVDGRFRLGVAGGRRLTEALDAPACRVVVGDESEPFVRDGKNVFAKFVQAVGDEIRQGDEVAVVHEEGAVLAVGRAELSASAMLDFESGMAVKVRDGAGEA, via the coding sequence ATGAGCGACACTGCGGACGTGGCGGACTTGCGCGTCGTGGCCGACTACCAGTTCGGTACGGGCGCTGGCGCGGCGCTGTTTCCCGAGACGGGCGACTTCGAGCTCCGGCGGACCAAGAGCGGCCGCCCTCGACAGGTGTACGACGGCGACGACAGAGTCGTCTCCTACGGCGTCGACGGCCGGTTCCGTCTCGGCGTCGCTGGCGGCCGACGGCTCACCGAGGCGCTCGACGCGCCCGCGTGTAGAGTCGTCGTCGGCGACGAGAGCGAACCGTTCGTCCGCGACGGCAAGAACGTCTTCGCGAAGTTCGTGCAGGCGGTCGGTGACGAGATTCGACAGGGCGACGAGGTCGCCGTCGTCCACGAAGAAGGCGCAGTATTGGCCGTCGGCCGCGCGGAGCTGTCGGCGTCGGCGATGCTCGACTTCGAGTCGGGGATGGCCGTGAAAGTCCGCGACGGGGCGGGCGAGGCGTAG
- a CDS encoding 2,3,4,5-tetrahydropyridine-2,6-dicarboxylate N-succinyltransferase, translating into MTTLESDIDDLWQRYDDDELDAETAGSDELDALDAFLDALEAGEVRAAEKTGSSLDSWEANEWVKRGILLNFGLRETRPREYGGVTYHDVLPLRDTADLADRGTRNTPDGTVLRRGAHLGDDCIVMSPAFLNIGAHVGDGTLVDSCDTVGSCAQIGANVKLGANTLIGGVLEPVEDAPVVVEDGVSLGAGCRVTSGFVVGENSIVGENTLLTPRIPVYDLVEEEVVYGHLPPERRAFTRFVESSIGDHALFAGGAFKPAVVALDVEDDTLDATRREEALRE; encoded by the coding sequence ATGACGACGCTCGAATCTGACATCGACGACCTGTGGCAGCGCTACGACGACGACGAACTCGACGCCGAGACGGCGGGTAGCGACGAGTTGGACGCGCTCGACGCGTTCCTCGACGCACTCGAAGCCGGCGAGGTCCGGGCGGCCGAGAAGACTGGTTCGTCGCTCGACTCGTGGGAGGCAAACGAGTGGGTCAAGCGGGGCATCCTGCTCAACTTCGGCCTGCGCGAGACCCGACCCAGAGAGTACGGCGGCGTGACGTACCACGACGTGTTGCCGCTACGCGACACCGCCGATCTCGCCGACCGCGGTACGCGAAACACGCCGGATGGTACCGTACTGCGCCGCGGTGCGCACCTCGGCGACGACTGCATCGTCATGAGTCCGGCGTTCCTCAACATCGGCGCGCACGTCGGCGACGGCACGCTCGTCGACTCCTGCGACACCGTCGGGTCGTGCGCCCAAATCGGCGCGAACGTCAAGCTGGGCGCGAACACGCTCATCGGCGGCGTGCTCGAACCGGTCGAAGACGCACCCGTGGTCGTCGAGGACGGCGTCTCACTCGGCGCCGGCTGCCGCGTCACCTCCGGATTCGTCGTCGGCGAGAACAGCATCGTCGGCGAGAACACGCTGCTGACGCCCCGGATTCCCGTCTACGACCTCGTGGAGGAGGAGGTCGTCTACGGCCACCTGCCGCCGGAGCGCCGCGCGTTCACGCGCTTCGTCGAATCCTCTATCGGCGACCACGCCCTGTTCGCCGGCGGCGCGTTCAAGCCCGCCGTCGTCGCGCTCGACGTCGAGGACGACACCCTCGACGCGACCCGTCGCGAGGAGGCGCTCCGGGAATGA
- a CDS encoding M20 family metallopeptidase — MSGGSSKTRAFDPVAFLDRAVRVDTHEDVTAMRELLVETIEAQGVEATVDDVGNTLASRGDGSPRVVLNTHIDTVSPHVAYERVGSGDDEVIRGRGSCDAKGPLAALLAGFFAVDVGDSDESDDAGGSVTLAVTPDEESLSTGAHALDLDADYYIVGEPTGLDVCTAAKGRFEGTVRLSGENAHAAESASGVNAVAAAEGALEAIRTYDEAAEASPPTHDQLGAPSLTPTVISGGEATNQVPDDCSITVDRRSVPPETADEYRAALEAHVRVHVPDDVGVAFALADRETPFLEAFSTDPDHELVRTLADAAGRGVRPFTAATEASYFSPAPTVVFGPGVLADDEGPVAHADREYVRVSEVRAAADAVTKALRSLVGEGR, encoded by the coding sequence GTGAGCGGCGGCAGTTCGAAGACGCGGGCGTTCGACCCAGTCGCGTTCCTCGACCGGGCGGTCCGCGTCGACACCCACGAAGACGTGACGGCGATGCGCGAGTTGCTCGTCGAGACGATCGAAGCACAGGGCGTTGAGGCGACGGTCGACGATGTCGGCAACACGCTGGCCTCGCGCGGCGATGGGTCACCCCGCGTCGTGCTCAACACGCACATCGACACCGTCTCGCCGCACGTCGCGTACGAGCGCGTGGGCAGCGGCGACGACGAGGTGATTCGCGGCCGCGGGTCGTGCGACGCGAAAGGGCCGCTCGCCGCGCTGCTTGCGGGGTTCTTCGCAGTCGACGTCGGCGACTCCGACGAGTCCGACGACGCCGGAGGTAGCGTGACGCTCGCCGTCACGCCCGATGAGGAGAGCCTCTCGACCGGCGCGCACGCGCTCGACCTCGACGCCGACTACTACATCGTCGGCGAACCGACCGGCTTGGACGTCTGTACGGCCGCGAAGGGCAGATTCGAGGGCACCGTCCGACTCTCCGGCGAGAACGCCCACGCCGCCGAATCCGCGTCGGGGGTCAACGCCGTCGCGGCCGCGGAGGGGGCGCTCGAAGCGATTCGGACGTACGACGAAGCGGCGGAGGCGTCGCCGCCGACCCACGACCAACTCGGCGCGCCGTCGTTGACGCCGACGGTCATCTCCGGCGGCGAGGCGACGAACCAGGTTCCGGACGACTGTTCGATTACGGTCGACCGGCGCAGCGTCCCGCCGGAGACGGCCGATGAGTACCGGGCGGCGCTCGAAGCGCACGTTCGGGTGCACGTCCCCGACGACGTGGGCGTCGCGTTCGCGCTGGCCGACCGCGAAACGCCGTTTCTGGAGGCGTTCTCGACCGACCCCGACCACGAACTCGTGCGGACGCTCGCCGACGCCGCCGGGCGAGGCGTTCGTCCATTTACGGCCGCGACGGAGGCGTCGTACTTCTCGCCCGCGCCGACGGTCGTCTTTGGGCCCGGTGTGCTGGCCGACGACGAAGGGCCGGTCGCCCATGCCGACCGCGAGTACGTCCGGGTGAGCGAGGTTCGAGCGGCCGCGGACGCCGTGACGAAGGCGCTGCGGTCACTGGTCGGCGAGGGCAGATAG
- the dapB gene encoding 4-hydroxy-tetrahydrodipicolinate reductase has translation MSTGGDDGDGSDDLGDRTARVAITGATGRMGGELRELAAGRDDVDLVLAVARNGGDAEDDAIEAAADFPSLLAERNPDVLVDFTGPESSVEYVAACAEAGVPVVVGTTGFSEDQEAALEDASQSVPLLKAANFSRGIAGLRRAVREAVSALPGYDIEVTETHHNGKRDAPSGTANTILDDIEAERETTGRVHGREGDQPRETGEIGVHARRAGNVTGEHEVLLAGNHEVLSLTHRAGSRGVFAAGALDAAAWLAGREAGRYDFSDVIGGSDER, from the coding sequence ATGAGCACAGGCGGCGACGACGGTGACGGCAGCGACGACCTAGGAGACCGAACCGCGCGAGTCGCGATTACGGGTGCGACCGGTCGGATGGGCGGCGAACTCCGAGAGCTGGCCGCCGGCCGCGACGACGTTGACCTCGTGCTCGCCGTCGCACGCAACGGTGGGGATGCCGAAGACGACGCCATCGAAGCCGCCGCCGACTTCCCGTCGCTGCTCGCAGAACGCAACCCGGACGTGCTCGTCGATTTCACCGGCCCCGAATCGAGCGTCGAGTACGTCGCCGCGTGCGCGGAGGCAGGCGTTCCCGTGGTCGTCGGCACGACCGGGTTCTCCGAGGACCAAGAAGCTGCACTCGAAGACGCCAGCCAGTCGGTTCCGCTGCTGAAGGCGGCGAACTTCTCGCGCGGCATCGCCGGACTCCGCCGGGCCGTCCGCGAGGCGGTGTCGGCGCTCCCCGGCTACGACATCGAGGTGACCGAAACCCACCACAACGGCAAGCGCGACGCCCCCAGCGGGACGGCCAACACCATCTTGGACGACATCGAGGCCGAGCGCGAGACGACGGGACGCGTCCACGGCCGTGAGGGTGACCAGCCGAGAGAGACGGGCGAAATCGGCGTCCACGCGCGCCGCGCGGGCAACGTGACCGGCGAACACGAGGTACTGCTTGCCGGCAATCACGAGGTGCTTTCTCTCACCCACCGCGCCGGCTCTCGCGGCGTCTTCGCCGCGGGAGCGCTCGACGCGGCGGCGTGGCTCGCCGGTCGCGAGGCCGGTCGGTACGACTTTTCCGACGTAATCGGAGGTTCCGACGAACGATGA
- the dapA gene encoding 4-hydroxy-tetrahydrodipicolinate synthase, which produces MTTDQFRGVYPAMTTPFTSEGRIDFEQLQTDARRLEAAGVSGLVPVGSTGESATLSHDEHVEVVEAVVDAVEIPVIAGSGSNSTREALELSRRSADAGADALLLISPYYNKPEPAGMVEHYRTIADEVDVPQIVYNVPSRTGRNMTVDTVAELASHENIAGYKAASGDLNQISEVVERTRDEAFSVLSGDDGLTLPVLSVGGTGTISVVANVEPERTVELVSAALDGDYARAREIHHELGPLTRQLFVETNPIPVKEAMAMRGYGPADLRPPLTRLSEQHRERLRELLDNLQRGVEAEATSG; this is translated from the coding sequence ATGACAACCGACCAGTTCCGCGGGGTGTACCCGGCGATGACGACGCCGTTCACCTCCGAAGGACGCATCGACTTCGAACAACTGCAGACCGACGCCCGACGCCTCGAAGCCGCCGGGGTCTCCGGTCTCGTACCCGTCGGCTCGACGGGCGAGAGCGCGACCCTCAGCCACGACGAACACGTCGAGGTGGTCGAAGCCGTCGTCGACGCCGTCGAGATACCCGTCATCGCCGGCTCCGGCTCAAACTCGACGCGCGAGGCGCTCGAACTCTCGCGGCGTTCCGCCGACGCCGGGGCCGACGCACTGCTTCTCATCTCGCCGTACTACAACAAGCCCGAACCCGCTGGGATGGTCGAACATTACCGCACCATCGCCGACGAGGTAGACGTCCCTCAGATCGTCTACAACGTCCCCTCCAGAACCGGCCGTAACATGACCGTCGACACCGTCGCCGAACTCGCGTCTCATGAGAACATCGCGGGGTACAAGGCCGCCAGCGGCGACCTGAATCAAATTTCGGAAGTCGTCGAACGCACCCGAGACGAGGCGTTCTCGGTGCTCTCTGGCGACGACGGTCTCACTCTGCCCGTCCTCTCAGTTGGTGGCACCGGTACCATCAGCGTCGTCGCCAACGTCGAACCCGAACGGACCGTCGAACTCGTCTCGGCGGCGCTGGACGGCGACTACGCCCGCGCCCGCGAGATTCACCACGAGCTCGGGCCGCTCACTCGACAGCTGTTCGTGGAGACCAACCCCATCCCGGTGAAGGAGGCGATGGCGATGCGCGGCTACGGTCCCGCCGACCTGCGGCCGCCGCTCACCCGCCTCTCCGAGCAGCATCGCGAGCGCCTACGGGAACTGCTGGACAATCTTCAGCGCGGGGTCGAAGCGGAGGCGACCAGCGGATGA
- a CDS encoding zinc ribbon domain-containing protein, with translation MVSDHSPSSAQTHGGCEKCGHDEATTDSISTTGSGLSKFFDIQNRKFTVVSCTNCGYSELYRGQSSGNVVDIFLG, from the coding sequence ATGGTCTCCGACCACAGCCCATCCAGTGCACAGACCCACGGCGGGTGCGAGAAGTGCGGCCACGACGAAGCGACGACGGACTCGATCTCGACGACCGGCAGCGGTCTCTCGAAGTTCTTCGATATCCAGAACAGGAAGTTCACGGTCGTCTCGTGTACGAACTGTGGATACTCCGAACTCTACCGCGGGCAGTCGAGCGGCAACGTCGTCGACATCTTCCTCGGTTGA
- a CDS encoding presenilin family intramembrane aspartyl protease PSH has protein sequence MNPRTLRGTAFAALVFLLVQLGALALVPTFDAAGYQAVENPSDPTNSFVYIGAILVATAGMLLAFRYDAAWTVRALVLFSSGLLSWYVFSAVVPPTLVVQTGAGYLDLLTLGLAAGVSLALYFYPEWYVVDTAGVLMGAGAAGLFGISFGVLPAIVLLAVLAVYDAISVYGTEHMLSLAEGVMDLRVPVVLVIPLSLSYSLLDDDFSGASDVHEGDEERENESENSEGRENENSVEKSAVADGDGVKKPEENETDAGRDAFFIGLGDAVMPTVLVASAAFFSPAATLGFGAIPALNLPALAAMVGTFLGLGVLMWAVAKGRAHAGLPLLNGGAIGGYLVGSLLAGVSLVQALGIAPYL, from the coding sequence ATGAACCCTCGCACCCTCCGCGGCACCGCGTTCGCCGCGCTCGTCTTCCTCCTCGTCCAGTTAGGGGCGCTCGCGCTCGTCCCGACGTTCGACGCGGCGGGCTATCAGGCGGTCGAGAACCCCTCTGACCCAACGAATAGCTTCGTCTACATCGGCGCGATTCTCGTCGCCACCGCCGGGATGCTTCTGGCGTTCCGCTACGACGCCGCGTGGACCGTCCGCGCGCTCGTCCTGTTCAGCAGCGGCTTGCTCTCGTGGTACGTGTTCAGCGCCGTCGTCCCGCCGACGCTCGTCGTCCAGACAGGCGCGGGCTACCTCGACCTCTTGACGCTCGGTCTCGCCGCGGGCGTCTCGCTGGCGCTCTATTTCTATCCGGAGTGGTACGTCGTCGACACCGCTGGGGTGTTGATGGGCGCGGGCGCGGCGGGTCTCTTCGGAATCAGCTTCGGCGTCCTCCCGGCAATCGTGCTCCTCGCCGTGCTCGCTGTCTACGACGCGATCAGCGTCTACGGCACCGAACACATGCTCAGCCTCGCAGAGGGCGTTATGGACCTCCGCGTTCCCGTCGTGCTGGTCATCCCGCTGTCGCTGTCGTACTCACTTCTCGACGACGACTTCTCGGGTGCGAGCGACGTTCACGAGGGCGACGAGGAGAGGGAGAACGAGAGCGAGAACAGCGAAGGGCGGGAGAACGAGAACAGCGTTGAGAAGAGCGCCGTCGCCGACGGTGACGGAGTGAAGAAACCAGAGGAGAACGAAACCGACGCCGGACGCGACGCGTTCTTCATCGGTCTCGGCGACGCCGTGATGCCGACGGTACTCGTCGCCAGCGCGGCGTTCTTCTCGCCCGCAGCGACACTCGGATTCGGGGCGATTCCAGCGCTGAACCTCCCGGCACTCGCCGCGATGGTCGGGACGTTCCTCGGTCTCGGCGTGCTGATGTGGGCCGTCGCGAAAGGTCGCGCACACGCCGGTCTGCCCCTCCTGAACGGCGGCGCGATAGGCGGCTACCTCGTCGGGTCGCTACTCGCGGGCGTCTCGCTCGTGCAGGCGCTCGGCATCGCGCCGTACCTCTAA
- the lysA gene encoding diaminopimelate decarboxylase: protein MSDADGGASLDENRDACDRGDNPAVRRLADWDADRLEALAEEHGTPLYVTDLDRVAENCTRLRDAFPDAEVRYAVKAHTGRAVLETVRDAGLPAECASAGEVHRALGAGFSGSEVQYTAVNPPAADLDYVVDAWREYPELTITVGAADTADRLRERGFDGRLCVRVNPGVGAGHHEKVQTGANAKFGVPYDRAVDLVESASEAFDLVGIHAHAGSGISGDDLANHRELVRRMGELARDVSAAGVDLEFVDVGGGFGVPYLETEPALDLAAVAEATREALGNLDATLAVEPGRYVVADAGVLLTRVNTVKETPETVVTGVDAGMTTLLRPAMYDAYHAIRNLTSESSDRDDADASDNADARGTVGSTVVGPICESSDVFCENRPLPRPERGDLLAVGNAGAYGYEMASTYNSRPRPAEVALEGGDAALVRRRETLTDLTEVESR from the coding sequence ATGAGCGACGCAGACGGCGGCGCATCGCTCGACGAAAACCGCGACGCCTGCGACCGCGGCGACAACCCCGCAGTCCGGCGACTCGCCGACTGGGACGCCGACCGCCTCGAAGCCCTGGCCGAAGAACACGGCACGCCGCTGTACGTCACCGACCTCGACCGAGTGGCGGAGAACTGCACTCGCCTGCGCGACGCGTTCCCCGACGCCGAGGTCCGCTACGCGGTGAAGGCCCACACCGGCCGGGCGGTGCTCGAAACCGTCCGCGACGCCGGGCTCCCCGCCGAATGCGCGTCGGCGGGCGAGGTACACCGGGCGCTCGGCGCGGGCTTTTCAGGTAGCGAAGTGCAGTACACCGCTGTCAACCCACCCGCCGCGGACCTCGACTACGTCGTCGACGCGTGGCGCGAGTACCCCGAACTCACGATTACGGTCGGCGCGGCGGACACCGCCGACAGACTCCGCGAGCGCGGCTTCGACGGCCGCCTCTGCGTCCGCGTCAACCCCGGCGTCGGCGCGGGCCACCACGAGAAGGTGCAAACCGGCGCGAACGCGAAGTTCGGCGTCCCGTACGACCGTGCCGTCGACCTCGTCGAATCCGCGAGCGAGGCGTTCGACCTCGTTGGCATCCACGCTCACGCGGGCAGCGGTATCTCCGGCGACGATCTGGCGAACCACCGCGAACTCGTCCGCCGGATGGGCGAACTCGCCCGCGACGTTTCGGCTGCCGGCGTCGACTTGGAGTTCGTCGACGTCGGCGGCGGCTTCGGCGTTCCATATCTAGAGACCGAACCGGCGCTCGATCTGGCCGCCGTCGCGGAGGCGACGCGCGAGGCCCTTGGCAACCTGGACGCGACGCTCGCGGTCGAGCCCGGCCGCTACGTCGTCGCCGACGCGGGCGTGCTCCTCACGCGAGTCAACACGGTGAAGGAGACGCCCGAGACGGTCGTCACCGGCGTCGACGCCGGGATGACAACGCTGCTCCGGCCCGCGATGTACGACGCGTACCACGCGATTCGGAACCTCACGTCCGAAAGCAGCGACCGCGACGACGCAGACGCTAGCGACAATGCAGATGCCCGGGGAACGGTCGGTTCGACCGTCGTCGGTCCCATCTGCGAGAGTTCGGACGTGTTCTGCGAGAACCGCCCCCTGCCGCGCCCCGAACGGGGCGACCTGCTCGCCGTCGGCAACGCGGGGGCGTACGGCTACGAGATGGCGAGCACCTACAACTCACGACCGCGACCCGCGGAGGTCGCACTCGAAGGCGGAGACGCCGCGTTGGTCCGGCGGCGCGAGACCCTGACGGACCTCACGGAGGTAGAATCACGATGA
- the dapF gene encoding diaminopimelate epimerase translates to MSPALDHTVSFEKYHGTGNDFVVVDGTEPVPYRGAFAEAHCHRETGVADESGAHDRRGADGVLFLALEDRFHPPRIVMTLVQPDGSFAAMCGNGARCAAAWAAARTDASEFMIDTQSGTKRAVVRGKPGGDDSADITVEMGRPTFEPRDVPLAADRDDKLVAEEVKGLEVTAVNTGVPHAVAFVDNVDAVDLDAVAPAVRHADAFPEGANVTLASRDEDGGFSQRTFERGVEGETRSCGTGAVAIVAAAKRLGLVDGDDLIRVSPPGGDLEITVPDGGSATLRGPVEAEYGGRLAARPEQ, encoded by the coding sequence ATGAGCCCAGCACTCGACCACACCGTATCGTTCGAAAAGTACCACGGAACCGGCAACGACTTCGTCGTCGTCGACGGCACCGAACCGGTCCCCTACCGAGGCGCGTTCGCCGAAGCCCACTGCCATCGCGAGACTGGCGTCGCCGACGAGAGCGGCGCACACGACCGACGCGGCGCCGACGGCGTCCTCTTCTTGGCGCTCGAAGACCGTTTCCACCCCCCGCGCATCGTGATGACGCTCGTCCAACCCGACGGCTCCTTCGCCGCGATGTGCGGCAACGGCGCGCGCTGCGCGGCGGCGTGGGCGGCCGCTCGGACCGACGCCTCGGAGTTCATGATAGACACGCAGTCGGGGACCAAGCGCGCCGTCGTCCGCGGTAAACCGGGCGGCGACGACTCGGCCGACATCACCGTTGAGATGGGCCGTCCAACGTTCGAGCCGAGAGACGTTCCACTCGCGGCCGACCGCGACGACAAACTCGTCGCCGAGGAAGTCAAAGGCCTCGAAGTCACCGCGGTCAACACGGGCGTCCCCCACGCCGTCGCGTTCGTCGATAACGTGGACGCGGTCGACCTCGACGCCGTCGCGCCCGCGGTCCGTCACGCCGACGCGTTCCCCGAGGGAGCGAACGTGACGCTCGCGTCCCGCGACGAAGACGGCGGCTTCAGCCAGCGCACCTTCGAGCGCGGCGTCGAAGGCGAGACCCGCTCCTGCGGGACTGGCGCGGTCGCCATCGTCGCCGCCGCCAAGCGACTTGGCCTCGTCGACGGCGACGACCTGATTCGCGTCTCGCCGCCGGGCGGCGATCTCGAAATCACTGTGCCCGACGGCGGGAGCGCGACGCTCCGCGGCCCCGTGGAAGCTGAGTACGGGGGACGACTCGCCGCGCGTCCGGAGCAGTGA
- a CDS encoding H/ACA ribonucleoprotein complex subunit GAR1: MQRVGTVSRTAQGLAIVRWEGDDDPRIGTSVVDENLSAAGRIVDVFGPVDAPYVAVTPKDRAKLPSMVGTKLYAR, encoded by the coding sequence ATGCAACGCGTTGGCACCGTCTCCCGGACGGCACAAGGGCTCGCAATCGTCCGCTGGGAGGGCGACGACGACCCGCGAATCGGCACCAGCGTCGTCGACGAGAACCTCTCTGCGGCGGGCCGCATCGTCGACGTATTCGGCCCGGTCGACGCACCTTACGTCGCTGTGACGCCGAAGGACCGCGCGAAGCTTCCGTCGATGGTCGGCACGAAGCTCTACGCGCGGTGA
- the purB gene encoding adenylosuccinate lyase produces the protein MTDLSRNDPLSAVSPVDGRYARRTTPLVPYASESALMRARVRVEAEYLVALADLDATPLSLDAAERAALGDCYESFDGDDACLVKRLETEGTEEYAATNHDVKAVEYFLRIHLGESSKVDDAERLHPWIHFGLTSEDVNNLAQRLLVKPAVDDVLLPALADVRDELTALARDHRATPMLARTHGQPATPTTFGKEMAVVAARLGRQMGRIREANDALSGKLAGASGTYAAHVAAYPDVDWRAFSESFVESLGLCHTALTTQVNPCDDLSTLFDALRGANNVLLDLDRDVWLYVSDRYLGQRTVEGETGSSTMPHKVNPIDFENSEGNLSKANSDLTFLADYVTTSRLQRDLSDSTVKRNIGAAFAHCLIGYRKTETGLGKVVPNEHVMREELEATPEIIGEAVQTILRREGDTEAYERVKELTRGRDVTIEEFRALFDELDVSPQVRDELRSLSPAGYTGVADELVGELDGD, from the coding sequence ATGACAGACCTCTCTCGGAACGACCCGCTGTCGGCCGTGTCGCCGGTCGACGGTCGGTACGCGCGCCGAACGACGCCGCTGGTCCCCTACGCCAGCGAGTCGGCGCTGATGCGCGCCCGCGTCCGCGTCGAAGCCGAGTACCTCGTCGCGCTCGCCGACCTCGACGCGACGCCGCTCTCGCTCGACGCCGCAGAACGCGCCGCCCTCGGCGACTGCTACGAGTCGTTCGACGGCGACGACGCGTGCCTTGTCAAGCGCCTCGAAACCGAGGGAACCGAGGAGTACGCGGCGACGAACCACGACGTGAAAGCCGTCGAGTACTTCCTGCGGATTCATCTCGGCGAATCCTCGAAGGTCGACGACGCCGAACGGCTTCACCCGTGGATTCACTTCGGCCTGACGAGCGAGGATGTGAACAACCTCGCCCAGCGCCTGCTCGTCAAACCCGCCGTCGACGACGTGTTGCTCCCGGCGCTCGCCGACGTTCGCGACGAACTCACGGCGCTGGCGCGGGACCACCGCGCGACGCCGATGCTCGCGCGGACCCACGGCCAACCCGCGACGCCGACGACGTTCGGCAAGGAGATGGCCGTCGTCGCCGCCCGCCTCGGTCGGCAGATGGGCCGCATCCGGGAAGCGAACGACGCGCTCTCGGGCAAGTTGGCCGGCGCGTCGGGGACTTACGCCGCCCACGTCGCCGCCTACCCCGACGTTGACTGGCGCGCGTTCTCCGAGTCGTTCGTCGAGTCGCTGGGCCTCTGCCACACCGCGCTGACGACGCAGGTCAACCCGTGCGACGACCTTTCTACCCTTTTCGACGCGCTCCGCGGCGCGAACAACGTGCTGCTCGATTTGGACCGCGACGTGTGGCTCTACGTCTCGGACCGCTACCTCGGCCAGCGAACCGTCGAGGGCGAGACGGGGTCGTCGACGATGCCGCACAAGGTCAACCCCATCGACTTCGAGAACAGCGAGGGCAACCTCTCGAAGGCGAACTCGGATCTGACGTTCCTCGCTGACTACGTCACCACTTCGCGCCTCCAGCGCGACCTCTCGGATTCGACGGTCAAACGAAATATCGGCGCGGCGTTCGCGCACTGTCTCATTGGCTACCGGAAGACGGAGACGGGACTCGGCAAGGTCGTCCCGAACGAGCACGTGATGCGCGAGGAACTGGAGGCGACGCCCGAAATCATCGGCGAGGCCGTCCAGACTATCCTCCGGCGCGAGGGCGACACCGAGGCGTACGAGCGCGTGAAGGAACTCACCCGCGGCCGCGACGTGACCATCGAGGAGTTCCGCGCGCTGTTCGACGAACTCGACGTCTCTCCGCAGGTTCGCGACGAACTGCGTTCGCTCTCACCCGCCGGATACACCGGCGTCGCGGACGAACTCGTCGGCGAACTGGACGGGGACTGA
- the srp19 gene encoding signal recognition particle subunit SRP19, producing the protein MVENVIWPAYLDAEKTRSEGRRVPLKAAVEDPTVDEIAKAVQQVGYDAVIERDKSYSREYETRGCVLVQGADDATKNDLVQAVAAYVGILRD; encoded by the coding sequence ATGGTCGAAAACGTCATCTGGCCCGCCTATCTCGACGCGGAGAAGACTCGCTCGGAGGGGCGGCGCGTCCCGCTGAAGGCCGCCGTCGAAGACCCCACCGTGGACGAAATCGCGAAAGCCGTCCAGCAGGTCGGCTACGATGCCGTCATCGAGCGCGACAAGTCGTACTCCCGGGAGTACGAGACCCGCGGCTGCGTCCTCGTGCAGGGCGCCGACGACGCCACCAAGAACGACCTCGTCCAGGCTGTCGCCGCCTACGTCGGCATCCTCCGCGACTGA